From the genome of Eucalyptus grandis isolate ANBG69807.140 chromosome 2, ASM1654582v1, whole genome shotgun sequence, one region includes:
- the LOC108959289 gene encoding uncharacterized protein LOC108959289 — translation MASSSNPVSHLGRAKEKLPIGARHSRSRFRSASRGNSSTQPGAKNRNDSKTAPAKSWVNVAKLSARGYDLEYVPPTSIGKKAIVHLTEDVIHAADPKWYNCLVGYYVGKSISYKTTESVLRETWGTHLTEMLANDEGFFFFIIPDHEYRQKILEGGPLTVARVPLVLKQWHPTLELKKELQSSIPVWIRMKNIPFAYWVCVEISAKLERCESVEVFLDEESFTVPIFYEWRPNSCPKCCVFGHNCLENETSNVTGDGPGATTAAEHPSTSHLSPPIQPPNAVPGGQNGWK, via the exons ATGGCTTCTTCTTCTAACCCCGTGAGCCACTTGGGCCGGGCTAAAGAAAAGCTTCCAATTGGTGCCAGGCATAGTCGCAGTCGGTTTAGATCTGCTTCTCGTGGCAATTCTTCTACCCAACCTGGTGCTAAGAACCGAAATGACTCGAAAACTGCTCCTGCTAAGTCGTGGGTTAATGTAGCTAAGTTATCTGCTAGGGGATACGATCTTGAGTATGTTCCCCCAACTTCGATTGGGAAGAAAGCTATTGTGCATTTGACAGAAGATGTAATACATGCTGCCGATCCTAAATGGTATAATTGTTTGGTGGGGTATTATGTTGGAAAAAGTATATCTTACAAGACAACTGAATCTGTATTGAGGGAGACTTGGGGGACTCATCTTACAGAAATGTTAGCAAATGATGAAgggttctttttcttcattattcCTGATCATGAATACCGGCAGAAAATATTGGAGGGAGGCCCTTTGACTGTGGCTAGAGTTCCACTTGTTCTTAAACAATGGCACCCTACCTTGGAGCTGAAAAAGGAACTTCAATCTTCTATACCTGTTTGGATTCGTATGAAGAACATTCCCTTTGCTTACTG GGTGTGCGTGGAAATATCGGCAAAACTCGAAAGATGCGAATCGGTGGAAGTGTTCTTGGAtgaagaatcattcaccgtcCCTATCTTTTATGAATGGCGACCAAACTCTTGTCCCAAGTGCTGTGTATTCGGCCACAACTGTTTAGAGAATGAAACTTCGAATGTCACTGGAGATGGCCCTGGTGCCACCACTGCTGCAGAGCATCCTTCTACGTCTCATTTGAGCCCTCCAATTCAACCCCCGAATGCAGTCCCTGGCGGCCAAAATGGATGGAAGTAG